The Klebsiella sp. RHBSTW-00484 genome includes a window with the following:
- a CDS encoding oxidoreductase: protein MSHYPHLFSPLTINGMTIKNRIIMPPMGTNLASLNGEVTQEQIEYYELRARGGTGLITIENICIDFPFASNGTTQLRIDNDQYIPRLFKLTETLHKHGACVGIQLNHAGASAYAYRLNGEMPLSSSSTPSKKNGNIPRPMTRDEIYHAVSKFGDAAERVRRAGFDCVEIHAGHSYLISQFLSPLFNKRTDEFGGSIENRARILTLIVDKVRACVGPRFPVSLRISADDFLEGGNTLEDSLRILELCQEKVDIINVSAAQNDNLNFQIDQMSLEDGWKRYLSRAVRDKFHKPTVIAGNIRSPKVAEDIIASGDADLIAIGRGLIAEPEWVQKVQSGNERLMRKCISCNIGCADHRIARSRPLRCSINPDIIHGDAYKQQRVNRDTNVVVIGAGTAGMEAACTAAEVGCHTWLLEEKHSIGGLASEISLLPEKKRIADFPQFMKNRIASLDNLMLQVGKRATVESVSALRPDLIVNATGSVPLLPPIEGLRENIDVEGGSVFSITNMIHHLDQFADAKGKRIAVVGAGAVGLDVIEYFSARGASAVLIEMQESAGRDLDIITKNAMLTMLDEHHVEQHMQTQLVAVTPTHFTVKNADSTFDIPFDYGFVCLGMRANTTGLNEIEQWARANNVKIMNIGDSLMARRIIDGVREGRNVLDTLEDMGALGNRESTKIPFLTY from the coding sequence ATGAGCCACTACCCCCACCTTTTTTCCCCGTTGACCATTAACGGGATGACCATAAAAAACCGTATCATCATGCCGCCAATGGGGACTAACCTGGCCAGCCTGAACGGTGAAGTCACTCAGGAACAGATTGAATACTATGAGTTACGCGCGCGTGGCGGCACCGGACTCATCACTATCGAAAATATTTGTATCGATTTTCCTTTCGCTTCTAATGGCACAACGCAGCTGCGTATCGATAACGATCAATATATTCCGCGACTGTTCAAATTAACCGAAACCCTGCATAAACACGGCGCCTGCGTCGGTATCCAATTAAACCATGCCGGCGCTTCAGCTTATGCTTATCGTCTGAATGGTGAAATGCCGCTTTCTTCTTCCAGCACACCATCGAAAAAGAATGGCAATATTCCGCGCCCGATGACACGTGATGAAATTTATCACGCCGTGAGTAAATTTGGCGATGCCGCAGAGCGCGTACGCCGGGCAGGTTTTGACTGTGTGGAAATTCACGCTGGTCACTCTTATTTAATTAGCCAGTTTTTATCGCCGCTGTTTAATAAACGCACCGATGAATTTGGCGGCAGTATAGAAAATCGCGCCAGAATATTAACCTTAATTGTTGATAAAGTGCGCGCCTGCGTAGGGCCACGTTTTCCGGTGAGCTTACGTATTAGCGCTGATGATTTCTTAGAAGGCGGAAATACGCTCGAAGATTCGCTGCGCATCCTCGAACTGTGCCAGGAAAAAGTGGATATTATCAACGTCTCCGCAGCACAAAACGACAACCTGAATTTCCAGATTGACCAGATGTCTCTGGAGGATGGCTGGAAGCGTTATCTCTCCCGTGCAGTTCGCGACAAATTCCACAAACCAACGGTTATTGCAGGCAACATTCGTTCACCAAAAGTCGCCGAAGATATTATCGCCAGCGGTGATGCCGACCTGATTGCGATTGGCCGCGGGCTTATCGCCGAGCCAGAGTGGGTACAAAAAGTCCAGAGCGGTAACGAGCGCCTGATGCGCAAATGCATCTCCTGCAACATTGGCTGCGCGGATCACCGCATCGCCCGCTCTCGCCCGCTGCGTTGCTCTATCAACCCGGATATTATCCACGGCGACGCTTACAAACAGCAGCGTGTGAACCGCGACACCAACGTGGTGGTCATCGGCGCTGGCACGGCGGGAATGGAAGCGGCCTGTACCGCGGCCGAAGTCGGCTGCCACACCTGGCTACTTGAGGAAAAACATAGCATCGGTGGGCTGGCCAGTGAGATCTCTCTGTTGCCAGAGAAAAAGCGTATTGCCGATTTCCCGCAGTTTATGAAAAACCGTATCGCCTCGCTGGATAACCTGATGCTACAGGTCGGCAAACGCGCCACTGTTGAATCGGTTTCCGCTCTGCGCCCCGATCTCATTGTGAATGCGACCGGCTCGGTTCCCCTGCTGCCGCCCATTGAAGGTCTGCGCGAAAACATTGATGTCGAAGGCGGCAGCGTCTTTTCGATTACCAATATGATTCATCATCTGGACCAGTTTGCCGATGCGAAAGGTAAACGCATTGCCGTCGTCGGCGCAGGTGCCGTTGGTCTGGACGTCATCGAGTATTTCTCCGCACGCGGTGCCAGCGCAGTACTTATCGAAATGCAGGAGTCAGCGGGCCGCGACCTGGACATCATCACTAAAAATGCCATGTTGACCATGCTTGATGAACATCACGTGGAACAGCACATGCAAACGCAGTTGGTTGCCGTTACTCCAACGCACTTCACAGTTAAAAACGCGGATAGCACCTTTGACATTCCTTTTGATTACGGCTTCGTCTGCCTGGGAATGCGCGCCAATACCACCGGTCTCAATGAGATTGAACAATGGGCCAGAGCCAATAACGTAAAAATAATGAACATCGGCGACAGCCTGATGGCCCGGCGAATCATTGATGGCGTGCGCGAGGGGCGCAACGTGCTGGACACCCTGGAAGACATGGGTGCTCTGGGTAACCGCGAATCAACAAAAATTCCATTTCTAACATATTGA
- a CDS encoding shikimate dehydrogenase, with the protein MAERITGHTELIGLIATPIRHSMSPTMHNEAFAKLGLDYVYLAFEVGNEELKDVVQGFRALKLRGCNVSMPNKTEICQYLDKLSPAAELVGAVNTVVNDNGVLTGHITDGTGYMRALSEAGIDIIGKKMTVLGAGGAATALCVQAALDGVKEISIFNRKDKFFANAEQTVAKIRNNTNCAIHLFDLDDHDKLRAEIDSSVILTNATGVGMKPFEGQMLLPDDSFLRPDLIVSDVVYNPRKTYLLEVAEKKGCRTINGLGMMLWQGARAFEIWTGKEMPVEHVKSILF; encoded by the coding sequence ATGGCAGAACGTATTACTGGACACACTGAGCTGATTGGCCTGATTGCAACTCCGATTCGCCACAGCATGTCGCCGACAATGCATAACGAAGCCTTTGCCAAACTGGGGCTGGACTATGTTTACCTGGCTTTTGAAGTCGGTAATGAGGAGCTGAAAGATGTCGTACAGGGCTTTCGGGCGCTAAAACTGCGCGGCTGCAACGTCTCTATGCCGAACAAAACCGAGATTTGCCAGTATCTGGATAAACTCTCCCCGGCAGCAGAACTGGTTGGCGCGGTGAATACCGTGGTGAACGACAACGGCGTGTTAACGGGTCACATCACCGATGGCACCGGCTATATGCGCGCGCTGTCTGAAGCAGGCATCGATATCATCGGCAAAAAAATGACCGTATTAGGCGCAGGCGGCGCGGCAACCGCGCTCTGCGTACAGGCCGCGCTGGATGGCGTCAAAGAGATCTCCATCTTCAACCGTAAAGATAAATTCTTCGCCAACGCAGAACAAACCGTCGCCAAGATCCGTAATAACACCAACTGTGCGATCCATCTGTTCGACCTGGACGATCATGACAAACTGCGCGCCGAGATCGACAGCAGCGTCATTCTTACTAATGCGACCGGCGTTGGCATGAAACCGTTTGAAGGCCAGATGCTGCTGCCTGACGACAGCTTCCTGCGTCCGGATCTGATCGTTTCTGACGTGGTTTATAACCCGCGCAAAACGTATCTGCTGGAAGTAGCTGAGAAAAAAGGCTGCCGCACCATCAACGGTCTGGGCATGATGCTCTGGCAAGGTGCGCGTGCTTTTGAAATCTGGACGGGCAAAGAAATGCCGGTTGAACACGTCAAAAGTATCCTTTTTTAA